One segment of Segatella copri DNA contains the following:
- a CDS encoding glycoside hydrolase family 97 protein, whose product MKKLFLLASLLMAFGISADAGDITSPNGQIKVNFTLDGTVPTYSVTYQGKTIIKPSRLGYQLAKGGKDGKDLLSDFSVINEKTSTFDETWTPVWGENKSIRNHYNDMLVELKQNSTDSYMNVRFRVYDDGVGLRYEFPQKGSLNYFTIKEERTEFAMTGDHTAWWIPGDYDTQEYEYTKTRLSGIRPALHAAVSSNLSQTVFSDTGVQTSLQLKTDDGIYINLHEAALVDYPAMHLNLDDKTMTFTSWLTPDAQGMKGYMQTPFKSPWRTMVITDDARKVLSSNLILNLNEPCKIKDTSWIHPVKYVGVWWEMISGKGEWAYTHDYPTVKLDGTDYVHAKPSGKHSANNANVRRYIDFAAAHGFDAVLVEGWNIGWEDWSGYMKEKVFDFLTPYPDFNIKALNEYAHSKGVKLIMHHETSSSVMNYEKYMDRAYQLMKDYGYDAVKSGYVGNIIPRGEHHYSQLEINHYQHAVTRAADYHIMVNAHEAVRPTGLCRTYPNLIGNESARGTEYQAFGGTKPGHTAILPFTRLQGGPMDYTPGIFEMDCANGSHCNSTICGQLALYVTMYSPLQMAADFPENYEKHMDAFQFIKDVAVDWDKSIYLEAEPMEYITAARKAKGSDNWFVGGVTGMKAHQSTVKLDFLDKGKKYVATIYQDAKNANYKTNPQAYVITKKTVTSKSVLKLNSVAGGGFAISILAQ is encoded by the coding sequence ATGAAAAAACTCTTTTTGCTCGCAAGCCTTCTGATGGCTTTTGGCATCTCAGCAGATGCAGGAGACATCACTTCTCCTAACGGACAAATCAAGGTGAACTTCACCTTGGATGGCACTGTGCCTACCTATAGTGTGACCTATCAGGGTAAGACAATTATCAAGCCTAGCCGTCTGGGTTATCAGCTCGCCAAGGGCGGTAAGGATGGCAAGGATCTGCTTTCTGATTTTAGTGTCATCAATGAGAAAACTTCCACTTTCGATGAGACCTGGACTCCTGTTTGGGGAGAGAACAAGTCTATCCGCAATCATTATAATGATATGCTGGTAGAGTTGAAGCAGAATTCTACAGACAGTTATATGAACGTCCGCTTCCGTGTTTATGACGATGGAGTAGGATTGCGCTATGAGTTTCCTCAGAAAGGCAGTCTCAACTACTTTACCATCAAGGAAGAGCGTACAGAATTTGCCATGACGGGCGATCATACCGCCTGGTGGATTCCGGGTGATTACGATACCCAGGAGTATGAATACACCAAGACCCGTCTGTCTGGCATCCGTCCAGCCCTGCATGCTGCTGTCAGCAGCAATCTCTCACAGACTGTCTTTTCAGATACCGGTGTACAGACCTCACTCCAGTTGAAGACAGATGATGGTATCTACATCAACCTGCATGAGGCTGCCCTGGTAGATTATCCAGCCATGCATCTGAACCTGGATGACAAGACCATGACTTTTACCTCTTGGCTTACCCCTGATGCACAGGGTATGAAGGGATATATGCAGACTCCGTTCAAGAGCCCTTGGCGTACGATGGTCATTACAGATGATGCCCGTAAGGTGTTGTCTTCCAACCTGATTCTCAATCTCAATGAGCCTTGCAAGATCAAGGATACCTCCTGGATTCATCCTGTAAAGTATGTAGGTGTATGGTGGGAGATGATTTCCGGTAAGGGTGAGTGGGCTTATACCCATGATTATCCTACCGTGAAGTTGGATGGAACCGACTATGTACATGCCAAGCCATCGGGCAAGCATTCTGCCAACAATGCCAATGTGCGCCGTTACATCGACTTCGCTGCAGCCCATGGTTTCGATGCAGTCCTGGTAGAAGGATGGAACATCGGTTGGGAAGACTGGAGTGGCTATATGAAGGAAAAGGTATTCGATTTCCTGACTCCATATCCTGATTTCAACATCAAGGCGCTCAATGAGTATGCGCATTCCAAGGGTGTGAAGCTCATCATGCATCATGAGACCTCTTCTTCTGTAATGAACTACGAGAAGTATATGGACAGAGCTTATCAGTTGATGAAGGATTATGGCTACGATGCAGTGAAGAGCGGTTATGTGGGCAACATCATTCCTCGTGGCGAGCATCACTACAGTCAGTTGGAAATCAATCACTATCAGCATGCCGTAACCCGTGCTGCCGATTATCACATCATGGTAAATGCCCATGAGGCTGTGCGTCCTACCGGTCTCTGCCGCACTTATCCTAACCTGATTGGCAACGAGAGTGCTCGCGGTACTGAATATCAGGCTTTCGGAGGTACCAAACCGGGACATACCGCCATCTTGCCTTTTACCCGTCTGCAGGGTGGTCCGATGGATTATACACCGGGTATCTTTGAAATGGATTGCGCCAATGGTTCTCATTGCAACTCTACCATCTGCGGTCAGTTGGCACTTTATGTAACGATGTACAGTCCATTGCAGATGGCTGCCGATTTCCCAGAGAATTACGAGAAGCACATGGATGCCTTCCAGTTTATCAAGGATGTGGCCGTAGATTGGGACAAGTCTATCTATCTGGAGGCTGAACCAATGGAGTATATCACCGCTGCCCGCAAGGCAAAGGGTTCTGATAACTGGTTTGTCGGTGGCGTTACGGGCATGAAGGCTCATCAGTCTACCGTAAAGCTCGATTTCCTTGACAAGGGAAAGAAGTATGTAGCTACCATCTATCAGGATGCAAAGAATGCCAACTACAAGACCAATCCGCAGGCTTATGTCATCACCAAGAAGACTGTAACCAGCAAGTCTGTCTTGAAGTTGAACTCCGTTGCAGGTGGCGGATTTGCAATTAGCATTCTTGCACAATAA
- a CDS encoding alpha-amylase family glycosyl hydrolase — protein MNKMLLVAALAATTLSAQAEQKKGPAWLSDALFYQIYPSSYMDTDGNGIGDLPGITSKLDYIKSLGVNALWLNPIFESGWFDGGYDVIDFYKVDPRFGTNTDLVTLVNEAHKRGMKVCLDLVAGHSSTKCAWFKESSEKDPNQRYSDYYIWMNDIPESEKKEIEARHQEASPESSTRGRYVEANAPRAKYYEKNFFECQPALNYGFAHPDPNHPWEQSVDAPGPQAVRREIRNIMAFWFDKGVDGFRVDMASSLIKNDPDKKEVSKLWNEMRAWKDKYYPETVLISEWANPQQAIPAGFNIDFYIHFGLKGYASLFFDRKTPWGKWEQSYQNCYFDKQGKGSLKEFSENYTKAYNATKNLGYIAVPSANHDYQRPNIGTRNTPDQLKVAMTFFLTMPGIPFIYYGDEIGMKYQMNLPNKEGSNERSGTRTPMQWTKGKNAGFSTSAPDKLYFPVDTENGKLTVEAQQGDQNSLLSYTRKLAALRHSAKALDNEGDWKLLNQKGQEYPMVYERTLGDEKYVVVVNPGAKAASLNITSVGGKAVSVLSTGKVVYKSGKKTDAIKASGISAAVFKVAK, from the coding sequence ATGAATAAAATGTTGTTGGTTGCTGCCTTGGCGGCAACCACACTTTCTGCTCAGGCAGAACAGAAGAAGGGACCGGCTTGGTTGAGTGATGCACTTTTCTATCAGATTTATCCATCTTCCTATATGGATACTGATGGAAATGGTATTGGCGATTTGCCGGGTATCACTTCCAAGTTGGATTACATCAAGTCGCTGGGTGTGAACGCCCTTTGGCTCAATCCGATCTTTGAGTCGGGATGGTTTGATGGTGGCTATGATGTCATCGATTTCTACAAGGTGGATCCTCGATTCGGTACCAATACCGATTTGGTTACATTGGTCAATGAGGCCCATAAGCGTGGCATGAAGGTTTGTCTCGACCTGGTGGCAGGACATTCCAGCACCAAGTGTGCCTGGTTTAAGGAGTCTTCCGAGAAAGATCCTAACCAGCGTTACAGCGACTATTATATCTGGATGAACGATATTCCTGAGAGCGAGAAGAAAGAAATAGAAGCCCGTCATCAGGAGGCAAGTCCGGAGTCTAGTACCCGAGGCAGATATGTGGAGGCGAATGCTCCTCGTGCCAAGTATTATGAGAAGAATTTCTTCGAGTGCCAGCCAGCCTTGAACTATGGCTTTGCTCATCCAGACCCAAATCATCCTTGGGAGCAGAGCGTAGATGCGCCTGGACCACAGGCTGTTCGCAGGGAGATACGTAACATCATGGCTTTCTGGTTTGATAAGGGTGTGGATGGATTCCGTGTTGATATGGCGTCATCGCTCATCAAGAACGACCCTGACAAGAAGGAGGTTTCCAAACTCTGGAATGAGATGCGTGCATGGAAGGACAAGTACTATCCTGAGACTGTCCTGATTTCAGAATGGGCTAATCCGCAGCAAGCCATTCCTGCCGGTTTCAACATCGATTTCTACATCCATTTCGGTCTTAAGGGCTATGCCTCTCTGTTCTTCGACCGCAAGACTCCATGGGGAAAGTGGGAGCAGAGCTATCAGAACTGCTATTTCGACAAGCAGGGCAAGGGTTCGCTTAAGGAATTTAGCGAGAACTATACCAAGGCATATAATGCCACCAAGAATCTCGGCTACATCGCTGTACCATCTGCCAACCACGATTACCAGCGTCCTAACATCGGTACCCGCAACACGCCAGACCAGCTGAAGGTGGCGATGACCTTCTTCCTCACCATGCCTGGTATTCCATTTATCTATTATGGTGATGAGATTGGTATGAAGTATCAGATGAATCTCCCTAACAAGGAGGGTAGCAATGAGCGCTCTGGTACCCGCACTCCGATGCAGTGGACCAAGGGCAAGAATGCCGGCTTCTCAACGAGTGCGCCTGATAAACTCTACTTCCCTGTAGATACGGAAAACGGAAAGTTGACCGTTGAGGCTCAGCAGGGAGATCAGAATTCTCTGTTGTCATATACCCGTAAGCTGGCCGCTTTGCGTCATTCAGCCAAGGCTCTTGACAATGAGGGAGATTGGAAGCTCCTGAACCAGAAGGGTCAGGAATATCCGATGGTATATGAGCGCACTTTGGGTGATGAGAAGTATGTTGTTGTCGTGAATCCTGGTGCCAAGGCAGCCTCTCTCAACATCACCTCTGTAGGTGGCAAGGCAGTTTCTGTTCTTTCTACAGGCAAGGTTGTATATAAATCAGGCAAGAAGACCGATGCCATCAAGGCTTCAGGCATTAGTGCCGCCGTATTCAAGGTGGCTAAGTAA
- a CDS encoding helix-turn-helix domain-containing protein, with protein sequence MITEYGIEAKSNSEIISELGGRFKQYRLFSNLTQKEVAVKAGVSIFTISQFEKGEAKNIGFGTILSLLRSIGFLEEAEKLLPPLPMLPSQVKKMNEKKERVRHER encoded by the coding sequence ATGATTACGGAATATGGTATAGAGGCAAAGTCTAATTCTGAGATTATATCAGAATTGGGGGGACGATTCAAGCAATATCGTCTGTTCAGCAATCTCACTCAGAAAGAGGTGGCTGTAAAGGCTGGTGTGAGCATTTTCACCATTAGCCAGTTTGAAAAAGGCGAAGCTAAGAACATAGGCTTTGGCACTATTCTTTCTCTGTTGAGGAGCATCGGATTCCTGGAGGAAGCAGAGAAACTCTTGCCGCCGCTGCCAATGTTGCCTAGCCAAGTGAAGAAAATGAATGAAAAGAAGGAAAGGGTAAGACATGAAAGATAA
- a CDS encoding type II toxin-antitoxin system HipA family toxin — MKDNVVQVNLWDKNVGLLSWNDKRGCSVFQFDKDFMQYGWNIAPLVAPLDSVYVQRTFPMSGNREKLYAGLPEFIADSLPDNWGNVVFQKWMEANHLQSKMVNAVDRLSFIGKRAMGALEFQPAHIQEDASVNIELASLYELANKLFLDRQDVNIDMSNSLIMEDLYKVGTSAGGQRPKAIIGMDETTGIIRSGQADLPTNFKHYILKFDTSRKNELPFTRVEMAYYLMAKDAGINMMPSRLVEIEGTQNFLTQRFDRVEGRKIYTQTLAAMSSLADTYEDLFVVGRKLNLSAEEQSQQYRRMVFNVLAENVDDHTKNFSFVMYPNGEWHISPAYDIVFSADPDSHFYRNHELTVLGKRKNITKQDLMLFAQRQDIRNASNIIEEVEDVVMNFKSYAEKVEIDEHWIRKIERVLEENRC; from the coding sequence ATGAAAGATAATGTTGTGCAGGTGAATTTGTGGGATAAGAATGTGGGCTTGTTGTCTTGGAATGACAAGCGGGGCTGCTCTGTTTTCCAATTCGACAAGGATTTTATGCAATATGGATGGAATATTGCACCATTGGTAGCGCCGTTGGATTCTGTTTATGTTCAAAGAACTTTCCCTATGTCTGGAAACAGAGAAAAACTTTATGCAGGTTTGCCTGAGTTCATAGCAGATTCTCTGCCTGACAATTGGGGAAATGTGGTCTTCCAGAAATGGATGGAAGCCAATCATCTGCAATCCAAAATGGTAAATGCAGTGGATAGACTGTCTTTTATCGGTAAGAGAGCAATGGGAGCCTTGGAGTTTCAACCTGCTCATATCCAGGAGGATGCATCTGTAAATATCGAATTGGCTTCACTTTATGAACTTGCGAATAAATTATTCCTGGATAGGCAGGATGTGAACATTGATATGAGCAACAGTCTTATTATGGAAGATTTGTACAAGGTGGGAACTTCCGCTGGTGGTCAGCGTCCTAAGGCGATTATCGGCATGGATGAAACTACAGGTATTATTCGTTCAGGTCAAGCCGATTTGCCAACCAACTTTAAGCACTATATATTGAAGTTTGATACAAGCAGAAAAAATGAACTTCCTTTTACCAGGGTAGAGATGGCTTATTATCTGATGGCCAAGGATGCCGGTATCAATATGATGCCTTCTCGTTTGGTAGAGATTGAAGGAACCCAGAATTTTCTGACCCAACGCTTTGATAGAGTGGAGGGTAGAAAAATATATACTCAGACTTTAGCTGCCATGAGTTCCTTGGCTGATACTTACGAAGATTTGTTTGTGGTGGGTAGAAAACTGAATTTGTCTGCTGAAGAGCAGAGCCAGCAATATAGGAGAATGGTGTTTAATGTTCTTGCAGAGAATGTAGATGACCATACCAAGAACTTCTCATTTGTGATGTACCCCAATGGAGAATGGCATATATCGCCAGCTTACGACATCGTGTTTTCCGCCGATCCTGATTCGCATTTCTATCGTAACCATGAACTTACGGTTCTTGGCAAGCGAAAGAATATAACGAAGCAGGATTTGATGCTTTTTGCACAAAGACAGGATATCAGAAATGCTTCTAATATCATAGAAGAAGTGGAAGACGTGGTGATGAACTTCAAGTCTTATGCCGAAAAAGTGGAAATCGATGAGCACTGGATACGCAAAATAGAACGGGTTTTGGAAGAAAACCGTTGTTAA
- the nhaD gene encoding sodium:proton antiporter NhaD: MTTLTISIIVVFVLGYALIATESLTKVNKAAIALLMLVGCWTLYMMDPMQYLQLMHPDYTGGAAGMVEKVTGIIQEHLGDTATTLFFLMGAMTIVEIVDQNGGFNWVRKVMKTKSKRTLLWRIAILTFFLSAILDNLTTSIVMIMILRKLVTDHKDRMVYASLVIIAANSGGAFSPIGDVTTIMLWNKGLITAAGVIAEIFIPSVVSMVIPALILQTMLKGELVMPEVSAQQNASVSDFTEGQRKAVFWLGVGGLIFVPIFKSITHLPPFVGILLVLGVLWTATEVFYRGLHRGADAEGTQKRVTKLLSRVDMSTILFFLGILMAVSCLAEIGVLTALGQGLNVVFDGNHYLVTGIIGVLSSIVDNVPLVAGCMGMYPVAAAGDMAVDGVFWQLLAYCAGVGGSMLIIGSAAGVVVMGLEKITFGWYMKHISWIAFVGYIAGIISYWFIRTFLYAI, translated from the coding sequence ATGACTACACTTACAATTTCTATTATTGTCGTTTTCGTGCTCGGCTATGCACTCATAGCTACCGAAAGCTTGACAAAGGTTAACAAGGCTGCGATAGCCCTGTTGATGTTGGTAGGTTGTTGGACCCTCTATATGATGGATCCAATGCAGTATCTCCAGTTGATGCACCCTGATTATACAGGCGGCGCTGCTGGAATGGTGGAGAAGGTGACCGGAATCATCCAGGAACATCTGGGCGATACTGCCACAACACTCTTCTTCCTGATGGGTGCAATGACCATCGTGGAAATCGTTGACCAGAACGGCGGATTCAACTGGGTTCGCAAGGTGATGAAGACCAAGTCGAAGCGTACGCTCCTCTGGCGTATCGCTATCCTTACCTTCTTCCTCTCTGCCATCCTCGACAATCTGACCACCAGTATCGTGATGATTATGATTCTCCGAAAGCTCGTCACCGACCATAAGGATCGCATGGTTTATGCATCTCTCGTCATCATCGCAGCCAACTCGGGTGGTGCCTTCTCACCAATCGGCGACGTTACCACCATCATGCTCTGGAACAAGGGACTGATTACTGCTGCCGGCGTTATCGCCGAAATTTTCATCCCGTCTGTGGTTTCCATGGTGATTCCTGCCCTCATCCTTCAGACCATGTTGAAGGGCGAACTCGTGATGCCTGAGGTTTCTGCCCAGCAGAATGCATCGGTCAGCGATTTCACCGAAGGTCAGCGCAAGGCAGTGTTCTGGTTGGGAGTAGGTGGTTTGATCTTCGTTCCTATCTTCAAGAGTATCACCCACTTGCCTCCATTCGTAGGAATCCTTCTGGTATTGGGCGTTCTCTGGACTGCTACCGAAGTTTTCTATCGCGGTTTGCATCGTGGAGCTGATGCTGAGGGCACTCAGAAGCGAGTAACCAAGTTGCTTTCTCGTGTTGATATGAGTACCATTCTCTTCTTCCTCGGTATCCTGATGGCAGTATCCTGCCTGGCTGAGATTGGCGTGTTGACTGCTTTGGGTCAGGGCTTGAACGTCGTATTCGATGGCAACCACTACCTCGTAACTGGTATCATCGGTGTGCTTTCAAGTATTGTTGATAATGTGCCTCTGGTAGCCGGATGTATGGGAATGTATCCTGTGGCTGCCGCTGGTGATATGGCTGTGGATGGTGTCTTCTGGCAGTTGCTGGCCTACTGTGCCGGTGTCGGTGGTTCAATGCTGATTATCGGTAGTGCCGCTGGTGTGGTAGTAATGGGCTTGGAGAAGATAACCTTCGGCTGGTATATGAAGCATATCTCCTGGATTGCTTTCGTAGGTTACATCGCAGGTATCATCAGCTACTGGTTCATCCGCACCTTCCTTTATGCTATCTAA
- a CDS encoding VapE domain-containing protein has protein sequence MKITIVHTNNKKQLLVSTKTMEKLLQRIAKDDSRLTVTHFREYVPYMENNYEYYKDMPTWIHIYPAAEFAKDENNNLKMKTCNGILMLKFGNITDADGVEGVKRSVAMLPSTFAALEGADGKSVIVLVKFCNEDDLLPAEEADAERLYRIAYQQILPVYQAIAKASVLTDGPKPSIEAGANLSFEPSMHNSFMMTLDAKPYFNSKAVAMKIDSNMHPQNQAFNTEDNQQMIPVSGTSEEEKKVDKNSVRENIMSMMQLLKSKYNFRYNTVMKFVEYMPKEKGWYGFQPVDPRVQKRMTLEVQLADIRVSIKDVRNFLESDYIKNYNPIDEYLFQCYDKWDGKDHIRALARTVPTNNPYWADWFYTWFLGMVDQWRGFTHRQYGNSVAPLLISKQGYNKSTFCRRLLPPELQWGYSDNLVLSEKRQVYQAMAQFMVINLDEFNQISPQVQQGFLKNLIQLPTLKYKPPYGSHVMEFPRLASFIATSNMKDILTDPSGNRRFIGVELTGPIDVSVRPNYQQLFAQALTALHNGEKSYFDAEQVKLIMKNNCQFEVAEPIDQYFQLYFDLVENEKEGEYLTAAEIFDYLKKQIGSSLKVNSLMGFGRKLANMSELKHKRFADGMKYLVKKK, from the coding sequence ATGAAGATAACTATAGTTCATACAAACAACAAGAAGCAGCTCCTCGTCAGCACCAAGACGATGGAGAAGTTGCTGCAACGTATCGCAAAAGATGACAGCAGACTTACTGTTACCCATTTCCGAGAATACGTGCCCTATATGGAAAACAACTACGAGTATTACAAGGATATGCCAACATGGATACACATCTACCCCGCTGCTGAATTCGCCAAAGACGAAAACAACAACCTGAAGATGAAGACTTGCAATGGTATCCTAATGCTGAAATTCGGAAACATTACGGATGCAGACGGCGTGGAGGGCGTGAAGCGCTCGGTTGCCATGCTGCCTTCTACCTTTGCTGCGCTGGAAGGTGCTGATGGTAAGTCGGTTATCGTATTGGTGAAATTCTGCAATGAAGATGATTTGCTGCCTGCTGAGGAGGCGGATGCCGAACGACTGTACCGCATCGCTTACCAGCAGATTCTGCCTGTATATCAGGCGATTGCCAAGGCTTCGGTGCTCACAGACGGACCGAAACCTTCTATAGAAGCGGGCGCAAACCTGTCTTTTGAGCCTTCGATGCACAACAGTTTTATGATGACGCTCGATGCGAAACCTTATTTCAACAGTAAGGCGGTAGCGATGAAAATTGACAGCAACATGCACCCTCAGAACCAGGCTTTCAACACGGAAGATAATCAGCAGATGATTCCTGTTTCCGGTACTTCGGAAGAAGAAAAGAAAGTTGACAAGAACAGCGTTCGCGAGAATATCATGAGCATGATGCAGCTGCTGAAAAGTAAATATAACTTCAGATACAACACGGTGATGAAATTCGTGGAATACATGCCGAAGGAGAAGGGTTGGTATGGTTTCCAACCTGTGGATCCGAGAGTGCAGAAGCGCATGACGCTGGAGGTGCAGCTCGCTGATATCCGAGTGAGCATCAAAGATGTCAGGAATTTTCTGGAGTCTGATTATATCAAGAATTATAATCCGATAGATGAATATCTCTTCCAATGCTACGACAAATGGGACGGGAAGGACCATATACGTGCCTTGGCTCGTACGGTTCCTACCAACAATCCTTACTGGGCAGACTGGTTCTACACCTGGTTTCTGGGCATGGTTGACCAGTGGCGCGGCTTTACCCATCGCCAGTATGGCAACTCGGTGGCTCCGCTTCTGATTTCCAAGCAGGGTTACAACAAGAGTACTTTCTGTCGCCGGCTGTTACCACCGGAGCTGCAATGGGGATATAGCGACAATCTGGTTTTATCTGAAAAGCGTCAGGTTTATCAGGCGATGGCGCAATTTATGGTCATCAATCTCGATGAGTTCAACCAGATTTCTCCACAGGTGCAGCAGGGATTTCTGAAGAATCTCATCCAGTTGCCTACGCTGAAATACAAGCCTCCGTATGGCAGTCATGTCATGGAATTTCCTCGTCTCGCCTCGTTCATCGCCACGAGCAACATGAAGGATATTCTCACCGATCCATCCGGCAACCGAAGATTCATAGGCGTGGAACTGACGGGACCGATCGATGTGAGTGTGCGTCCGAACTATCAGCAACTTTTCGCCCAGGCGCTGACTGCTTTGCACAATGGCGAGAAGAGTTATTTTGATGCGGAACAGGTGAAGTTGATCATGAAGAACAACTGCCAGTTTGAGGTGGCTGAGCCGATAGACCAGTATTTCCAGCTCTATTTTGATTTGGTTGAGAATGAGAAAGAGGGTGAATATCTGACTGCCGCCGAGATTTTCGACTATCTGAAAAAGCAGATAGGTTCATCGCTCAAGGTGAACAGTTTGATGGGATTCGGCAGAAAACTGGCGAATATGAGTGAGTTAAAACATAAGAGATTTGCAGATGGAATGAAGTATCTTGTAAAGAAAAAGTGA